A part of Methanothermobacter thermautotrophicus genomic DNA contains:
- a CDS encoding shikimate dehydrogenase, whose translation MITGKTRVTGIIGHPLGHSLSPIMHNSAFRSLGMDWVYVPFPVRSPDIKAAVEGLRAMGVQGVNVTIPHKEAILEYIDDIHGTAALIGAVNTLKFDDGTIRGYNTDASGCLKALEEVTSVEGSSVLILGAGGAARACAFQLAERGASDITILNRTPEKARHLAEDMADKLGFEASYGGYELIPGSVKSADILIDTTPVGMYPNTDDRPLVEAELMHEGLVVHDLVYNPLRTVLLREAERASAIPVSGIRMLLYQGVEAFRIWTGRDPPLDVMEDALSRALNTNQGSQDN comes from the coding sequence CTGATAACTGGAAAAACCCGTGTAACCGGAATCATAGGCCACCCCCTGGGGCACAGCCTCTCACCCATAATGCACAACTCTGCCTTCAGAAGCCTCGGGATGGACTGGGTATATGTACCATTCCCTGTCAGGTCCCCTGACATCAAGGCAGCGGTTGAGGGCCTTAGGGCCATGGGAGTGCAGGGAGTGAACGTGACAATACCCCACAAGGAGGCCATCCTGGAGTACATTGATGATATCCATGGAACAGCAGCCCTGATAGGTGCTGTTAACACCCTGAAATTTGATGACGGAACCATCAGGGGATACAACACCGATGCTTCCGGGTGCTTGAAGGCCCTTGAGGAGGTGACATCCGTTGAGGGCTCATCCGTCCTCATACTCGGGGCTGGTGGCGCTGCAAGGGCCTGCGCATTCCAGCTTGCAGAGAGGGGAGCCTCGGATATAACCATACTGAACAGGACCCCTGAGAAGGCCCGGCACCTCGCAGAGGACATGGCAGATAAACTGGGCTTTGAGGCATCATACGGGGGCTATGAACTCATCCCCGGCTCCGTTAAATCAGCCGATATCCTCATAGACACCACACCGGTGGGCATGTATCCCAACACAGATGACCGGCCACTGGTGGAGGCTGAACTCATGCATGAGGGCCTTGTGGTCCATGACCTCGTATACAACCCCCTGAGGACGGTCCTCCTGCGGGAGGCTGAGAGGGCATCGGCCATTCCCGTATCAGGGATCCGTATGCTCCTCTACCAGGGCGTTGAGGCCTTCAGGATCTGGACAGGAAGGGATCCGCCCCTGGATGTCATGGAGGACGCCCTGAGCAGGGCCCTTAACACGAATCAGGGGTCCCAGGATAATTGA
- a CDS encoding replication factor C small subunit — protein sequence MNGPWVEKYRPQKLDDIVGQEHIIPRLKRYVEEKSMPNLMFTGPAGVGKTTTALSLAREILGEYWRQNFLELNASDARGIDTVRTSIKNFCRLKPVGAPFRIIFLDEVDNMTKDAQHALRREMEMYTKTSSFILSCNYSSKIIDPIQSRCAIFRFLPLKGHQIIKRLEYIAEQENLEYEPQALDTIVYFAEGDLRKAINLLQSAASLGENITESSIYDVVSRARPKDVRKMIKTILDGKFMEARDMLREIMVLQGISGEDMVTQIYQELSRLAMEGEVDGERYIGLIDAIGEYDFRIREGANPRIQLEALLARFLEHT from the coding sequence ATGAACGGACCTTGGGTAGAGAAATACAGACCACAGAAACTTGATGATATAGTAGGCCAGGAACACATAATACCACGTCTCAAACGTTACGTTGAAGAGAAGAGCATGCCGAACCTCATGTTCACGGGTCCAGCAGGTGTCGGTAAAACAACAACGGCCCTGTCCCTTGCAAGGGAGATACTCGGTGAGTACTGGAGGCAGAACTTCCTTGAACTCAACGCCTCAGACGCCAGGGGTATAGACACCGTAAGGACCAGCATAAAGAACTTCTGCCGCCTAAAACCGGTGGGCGCCCCCTTCAGGATAATATTCCTCGACGAAGTTGACAACATGACAAAGGACGCACAGCACGCCCTCAGGAGGGAGATGGAAATGTACACAAAGACATCCTCCTTCATACTCTCCTGTAACTACTCCTCAAAGATAATAGACCCCATCCAGTCAAGGTGCGCCATATTCAGGTTCCTCCCCCTGAAGGGTCACCAGATAATCAAACGCCTGGAGTACATCGCAGAGCAGGAGAACCTTGAATACGAGCCCCAGGCCCTTGATACCATCGTCTACTTCGCTGAGGGGGATCTCAGAAAGGCCATAAACCTCCTCCAGTCAGCTGCATCCCTTGGTGAGAATATAACAGAGTCAAGTATCTACGATGTCGTTTCAAGGGCCCGGCCCAAGGATGTGAGGAAGATGATAAAGACCATCCTTGATGGTAAGTTCATGGAGGCCAGGGACATGCTCCGGGAGATCATGGTCCTCCAGGGTATAAGTGGAGAGGACATGGTCACCCAGATCTACCAGGAGCTCTCAAGGCTCGCGATGGAGGGAGAGGTGGATGGTGAGAGGTACATAGGCCTGATAGACGCCATCGGCGAATACGACTTCAGGATAAGGGAGGGCGCCAATCCCAGGATACAGCTCGAGGCCCTCCTTGCAAGGTTCCTGGAACACACCTAA